In Bacillus oleivorans, the genomic stretch AAGGGACAGAAGTGGTTTTAGAAGGAGGAAAAGTCATTTCCTTTGAACGAGCCAGAGCCAGAAAGGGAACAGATCTTTCGGTTCAGGAGTTATTTTATAATACGCCTGCCCGCCTAAAATATATGAAAACCTTACATACGGAGCTTGGCCATATCACTGATGCAGTTAGCCGCTTAGCTCTATGTAACCCTCATATCTCGTTTCGGTTAGTCCATAACGAAAGAAAGGTACTGCAAACAAGCGGCAATGGCGATCCGGTTCAAGTACTTGCTTCGATTTATGGGGTAGGAATAGCGAAAAATATGGTTAAATTTCAAGCCTCTTCCCTTGATTTTGAAGTAACGGGATACATGGCAAAGCCTGAAAATACCAGGGCATCGAGACACTATATGACCATCATCGTGAATGGACGCTTTATCCGAAATCACGCGATTCAAAAAGCAATCTTAGACGGATTCCACACGTTTTTACCAATTGGACGTTACCCAATCTGTCTATTAGATATAAAGATGGATCCCTTATTAGCAGATGTCAATGTCCACCCTTCGAAGCTCGAGGTCCGTTTCAGTAAAGAAAGAGACCTGATGGATCAAGTAACAGCTGCCATCCGGAGTCAATGGCGAAAAGAGACCTTAATTCCTTCAGCAGTTTCAGCGTTTGAAAAACGAGAGCAAAAGGCTGTTCAGACAACGATAGATTTGGAGCTGCCTTCAGAGAATGCAAAAAGCACAGTAGGACAGGACTCTTTTTCGACCCATATTGAGGGGGACAGCAAGGGCAGTACTGGTTCGGTTAATTTGACAGGACAAAGAAAAGAAGAGCTTGATAACGGATTGATAAATGAACTGGTAAGTCAACCGGCTTTTGTTAAAGAAGAGGAAAGCTCTTTGGAAAAAACAGCCGAGGAAGTGGCACGGTGGAAGGATGAGATGGAAGAGAAGGTCCCTGCCTCCAGCATAGAAGTCCGAAGCCCAAGAATTCCTCCACTCTATTATGTGGGACAGGCTCATGGTACCTACATTATTGCCCAAAATGATGAAGGACTTTATTTAATCGACCAGCATGCCGCACAAGAACGGTTAAAGTACGAATTTTATAGAGTCAAAGTTCAGGAGGTTGCAAACGACGTCCAAGATCTGCTCATTCCATTAACACTGGAATACGCTCCTGATGACTTTATTAAAATAAAAGAAAACCAAAATAAATTAGAAGCCGCAGGAGTTTTCCTTGAGGAGTTTGGCATGAACAGCTTCATCATTCGCTCTCATCCAACCTGGTTTCCAAAGGGAGAAGAAAAAGAAACCATCGAGGAAATGATCGAACAGCTCTTAAATATGAACAAAATCAGCATCGAAAAAATCCGGGAAGAAGCAGCAATTCTCATGAGCTGTAAGGGATCAATCAAAGCAAACCGCTATCTTAGGCAGGAGGAAATCGAAACCCTGCTGCACGATTTGCGTTATGCGAGCGATCCGTTCACATGTCCCCACGGAAGACCGATTATCATAAAATTTACAACCTATGAACTTGAAAAGATGTTTAAACGGGTGATGTAAGGGGAATGAGGTGGTTGTACAGTTAAATGATAGGTGGGGAATGACGGTTTATT encodes the following:
- the mutL gene encoding DNA mismatch repair endonuclease MutL — translated: MGKIHELGDALSNKIAAGEVVERPASVVKELVENAVDAGSTVIDILVKEAGLEEIRIIDNGSGIEHEDVLTAFKRHATSKIHNEDDLFRVRTLGFRGEALPSIASVSKVKLQTCSESETEGTEVVLEGGKVISFERARARKGTDLSVQELFYNTPARLKYMKTLHTELGHITDAVSRLALCNPHISFRLVHNERKVLQTSGNGDPVQVLASIYGVGIAKNMVKFQASSLDFEVTGYMAKPENTRASRHYMTIIVNGRFIRNHAIQKAILDGFHTFLPIGRYPICLLDIKMDPLLADVNVHPSKLEVRFSKERDLMDQVTAAIRSQWRKETLIPSAVSAFEKREQKAVQTTIDLELPSENAKSTVGQDSFSTHIEGDSKGSTGSVNLTGQRKEELDNGLINELVSQPAFVKEEESSLEKTAEEVARWKDEMEEKVPASSIEVRSPRIPPLYYVGQAHGTYIIAQNDEGLYLIDQHAAQERLKYEFYRVKVQEVANDVQDLLIPLTLEYAPDDFIKIKENQNKLEAAGVFLEEFGMNSFIIRSHPTWFPKGEEKETIEEMIEQLLNMNKISIEKIREEAAILMSCKGSIKANRYLRQEEIETLLHDLRYASDPFTCPHGRPIIIKFTTYELEKMFKRVM